A genomic window from Dechloromonas sp. A34 includes:
- a CDS encoding DUF998 domain-containing protein, translated as MPAKAKPASQAPSQQKSGADLATRMLRAGLLCGLVAPVLWAAMIVITGELRPGFDHVVQYISELGERGSSTEIPMRYGGFVATGLMHIGYALAFYTTVNCGTHRSRLTLLVALLIALNGLGRIGAGIFSCEPGCAAPDVLSQRLHGQSATIAFLAIAGAALLGAILFRSTRQLRSLSAYSLISGGAGLIFLALMSASEATHAHTGLYERLASGVLTLWVFVTALRLRGIDHDI; from the coding sequence ATGCCAGCCAAAGCCAAGCCCGCATCGCAAGCGCCGTCGCAGCAAAAATCCGGCGCCGATCTGGCAACTCGGATGCTCCGTGCCGGCCTCCTCTGTGGCCTGGTCGCACCCGTTCTCTGGGCCGCCATGATCGTGATTACCGGCGAACTGCGCCCCGGCTTCGATCATGTCGTCCAGTACATCAGCGAACTCGGCGAACGCGGCAGTTCGACCGAAATTCCGATGCGCTACGGCGGTTTCGTGGCGACGGGACTGATGCACATTGGTTATGCACTGGCGTTCTACACCACGGTGAACTGCGGCACCCATCGTTCACGGCTGACGCTACTCGTCGCCCTGCTCATCGCGCTCAACGGCCTCGGCCGCATCGGTGCCGGCATCTTTTCCTGCGAACCGGGCTGCGCCGCACCGGATGTTCTGAGTCAGCGCCTGCACGGCCAGTCGGCGACCATCGCCTTCCTCGCAATCGCCGGCGCCGCCCTGCTCGGCGCCATTCTCTTCCGCAGTACCCGGCAGCTGCGCTCGCTGAGCGCCTATTCGCTGATCTCCGGCGGTGCCGGCCTGATCTTCCTGGCGCTGATGTCGGCCAGCGAAGCGACGCATGCCCACACCGGCCTTTATGAACGCCTGGCCTCGGGCGTGCTGACGCTGTGGGTCTTCGTCACCGCCCTGCGCTTGCGCGGGATCGATCATGACATTTGA
- a CDS encoding DUF2789 domain-containing protein, protein MNANQHTMSNLFAQLGLPADQAAIDSFIAAHRPLDSDIALYRAPFWSAAQRAFLKEEIIEDADWAGVIDELNGRLS, encoded by the coding sequence ATGAATGCAAACCAGCACACCATGAGCAATCTGTTCGCCCAACTCGGCTTGCCAGCCGACCAGGCCGCCATTGACAGCTTCATCGCCGCCCACCGCCCGCTGGACAGCGACATCGCCCTCTACCGCGCGCCCTTCTGGAGTGCTGCACAACGCGCCTTCCTGAAGGAAGAAATCATCGAAGATGCAGACTGGGCGGGCGTTATCGACGAACTCAACGGTCGCTTGAGCTAA
- a CDS encoding FCD domain-containing protein, which yields MTNKVQVPRISDAVAASLERRILEGSLKPGDRLSPERELAAEFGVSRPSLREAIQKLASKGMVQSKQGGGTYVTDSLNSTFFDPWRDMLGNHPNLREDMLEFRHMLEGQAAAWAAERATDADLLLLEQTFNALRDAFASDDTEKRSAADIAFHQAIGDAAHNALLGHMSAALLRLMHDNIRLNLGELKSIPAASSLLMRQHAAIFEAIRERKPQAARNAAETHIDFVRETLAQSLRSAARRETAERRLNTDFSPSTFS from the coding sequence ATGACGAACAAGGTGCAGGTTCCGCGTATATCCGATGCCGTTGCGGCATCGCTGGAACGTCGCATCCTGGAAGGATCGCTGAAGCCGGGCGATCGCCTGTCGCCGGAACGCGAGCTGGCGGCCGAGTTCGGCGTGTCACGGCCGAGCCTGCGCGAGGCGATTCAGAAGCTGGCCTCCAAGGGGATGGTGCAGAGCAAGCAAGGTGGTGGCACCTATGTGACCGACAGCCTTAACTCTACCTTCTTTGATCCGTGGCGTGACATGCTCGGCAACCATCCGAACCTGCGCGAGGACATGCTGGAGTTCCGCCACATGCTCGAGGGCCAGGCCGCCGCCTGGGCTGCCGAGCGGGCGACCGATGCCGATTTGCTGCTCCTCGAACAAACCTTCAACGCACTGCGCGATGCCTTTGCGAGCGACGACACGGAAAAGCGTTCCGCTGCCGACATCGCCTTTCATCAGGCAATCGGCGACGCGGCCCACAATGCCTTGCTCGGCCATATGTCGGCCGCGCTGCTGCGCCTGATGCACGACAACATCCGCCTCAACCTCGGCGAGCTCAAAAGCATCCCCGCCGCCAGTTCCCTGCTCATGCGCCAGCACGCCGCCATCTTCGAGGCCATTCGCGAGCGCAAGCCGCAGGCGGCCCGCAATGCCGCCGAGACACACATCGATTTCGTCCGCGAAACACTGGCCCAGTCGCTGCGTTCCGCGGCGCGCCGCGAAACCGCCGAGCGCCGCCTGAATACCGATTTTTCACCTTCCACTTTTTCTTGA
- a CDS encoding (Fe-S)-binding protein: MNSAKPGLARPSDIYFFATCVVDQFFPGAGLDAITLLEREGIRVHFPDDQTCCGQPAYTSGFPDEARKVAAHQLTLFPNDWPVVVPSGSCAGMMKHHYPTLFAKDPARQAQAEALSARIYEFTDFLVNVLGYQPKDKGGDCTVVLHTSCSARREMGVHLTGRKLLGGMDKVKVAQQDHESECCGFGGTFSVKQPEISGAMVEDKVKALKATGAERVVSADCGCLMNILGHAAWKDDQEGRKTPSLPGEHIATFLLRRTEGSNQ; this comes from the coding sequence ATGAATAGTGCGAAACCCGGCCTGGCGCGGCCAAGCGACATCTACTTTTTTGCCACCTGCGTGGTCGATCAGTTCTTTCCCGGAGCCGGGCTGGACGCCATCACGCTGCTCGAACGCGAAGGCATTCGTGTCCACTTTCCTGATGACCAGACATGCTGTGGACAGCCCGCTTACACCAGCGGTTTCCCCGACGAGGCGCGCAAGGTGGCGGCACATCAGTTGACGCTGTTCCCCAACGACTGGCCGGTCGTCGTGCCCTCCGGCTCCTGCGCCGGCATGATGAAGCACCACTACCCGACGCTGTTCGCCAAGGACCCGGCGCGCCAGGCACAGGCCGAAGCCCTGTCGGCGCGCATCTACGAATTCACCGACTTCCTGGTCAATGTCCTCGGCTACCAGCCCAAGGACAAGGGTGGCGATTGCACCGTCGTCCTCCACACCTCCTGTTCCGCCCGCCGCGAGATGGGCGTCCATCTGACCGGCCGCAAACTGCTCGGTGGCATGGACAAGGTCAAGGTCGCCCAGCAGGACCACGAATCGGAATGCTGCGGCTTCGGCGGCACCTTCTCGGTCAAGCAGCCGGAAATCTCCGGGGCGATGGTCGAGGACAAGGTCAAGGCGCTCAAGGCGACCGGTGCCGAGCGCGTGGTCAGTGCCGACTGCGGCTGCCTGATGAACATCCTCGGCCACGCCGCCTGGAAGGATGACCAGGAAGGCCGCAAGACACCGAGCCTGCCCGGCGAACACATCGCCACATTCCTGCTGCGCCGGACCGAAGGGAGTAATCAATGA
- a CDS encoding LutC/YkgG family protein: MSARDRILAKLKAANAAPAALPDVAGWYATHRVQEDAVAKTKRFRQCIELAHAETYAVSRGGWLQKLWEVLSAKQIGNLLVAPGTAHGARAQAELPALGIACPAYDQPIENWKEAMFRDTPAAFTSARAAIAETGTLILWPDANEPRLMSLVPPVHIVLLDTAHIYNTFYEAMRQEGWASGLPTNALLISGPSKTADIQQTLAYGAHGPKELVVLLIGDEQ, encoded by the coding sequence ATGAGCGCCCGTGACCGCATCCTCGCCAAATTGAAGGCGGCCAACGCGGCGCCGGCCGCCTTGCCCGACGTCGCCGGCTGGTACGCCACGCACCGCGTCCAGGAAGACGCTGTCGCGAAGACCAAGCGTTTCCGCCAGTGCATCGAACTCGCCCATGCCGAAACCTACGCCGTCTCCCGCGGCGGCTGGCTGCAAAAGCTCTGGGAAGTCCTGAGCGCCAAGCAGATCGGCAACCTGCTGGTGGCCCCCGGCACGGCCCACGGCGCGCGCGCCCAGGCTGAACTGCCGGCCTTGGGGATCGCATGCCCGGCCTACGACCAGCCGATCGAAAACTGGAAAGAGGCGATGTTCCGCGACACTCCGGCTGCCTTCACCAGCGCCCGCGCTGCGATTGCCGAAACCGGCACGCTGATCCTGTGGCCGGATGCCAACGAGCCGCGCCTGATGTCGCTGGTGCCGCCGGTGCATATCGTGCTGCTCGATACCGCCCATATCTACAACACCTTCTACGAAGCCATGCGGCAGGAAGGGTGGGCCAGCGGCCTGCCGACCAATGCCCTGCTCATCTCCGGCCCCTCGAAAACCGCCGACATCCAGCAGACCCTGGCCTACGGCGCCCATGGCCCGAAGGAACTGGTGGTCCTGCTGATCGGAGACGAACAATGA
- a CDS encoding LutB/LldF family L-lactate oxidation iron-sulfur protein — MTPHTLQFMPSAGFRARSKAVVDNPFLRQSFRGAMDFLMSKRAAQFPDTEELESLRTLGESIRQYNLAKLPTLLEQLEANLTRNGIQLHWAETPDEANAIILSICQKHSAKLMVKGKSMVSEEIELNHAAEAAGIGALESDMGEYIVQLAGEKPSHIIMPAIHKTKEEIARLFHEKVPGVDYTDNVDALIQIGRNVLREKFREADIGLSGVNFAVAETGTLCLVENEGNGRMCTTAPPVHIAVTGIEKIVEKLEHIPPLLSLLTRSATGQNISTYFNMISSPRKAGEKDGPNEVHLVLLDNGRSQAYADEQLRKTLQCIRCGACMNHCPVYTRIGGHAYGTTYPGPIGKIISPHMLGLEATSSMATASSLCGACGEVCPVKIPIPELLMRLREEAFTAPHANPAMRGQGAGYSRLMTGIWRGWAAVYRSPGLYRMVSWLGSRFGWLMPSNQGAWTTVRVPLRPAPKRLRDMLRERG; from the coding sequence ATGACGCCGCACACCCTCCAGTTCATGCCATCGGCGGGCTTCCGCGCCCGCTCCAAGGCGGTGGTCGACAATCCCTTCCTGCGCCAGAGCTTCCGCGGCGCCATGGATTTCCTGATGAGCAAGCGCGCTGCCCAATTCCCCGACACCGAGGAACTGGAAAGCCTACGCACGCTGGGCGAAAGCATCCGCCAGTACAATCTGGCCAAGCTGCCGACCCTGCTCGAACAGCTCGAAGCCAACCTCACCCGTAACGGTATCCAGCTCCATTGGGCCGAGACGCCGGACGAAGCCAACGCCATCATCCTCAGCATCTGCCAGAAGCATTCGGCCAAGCTGATGGTCAAGGGCAAGTCAATGGTCAGCGAGGAAATCGAGCTCAACCATGCGGCCGAAGCCGCCGGCATCGGCGCCCTGGAATCGGACATGGGCGAATACATCGTCCAGCTCGCCGGCGAGAAGCCCTCGCACATCATCATGCCGGCCATCCACAAGACCAAGGAAGAGATCGCCCGACTCTTCCACGAGAAGGTGCCCGGCGTCGATTACACCGACAATGTCGATGCGCTGATCCAGATCGGCCGCAACGTGTTGCGCGAGAAATTCCGCGAAGCCGACATCGGCCTCTCCGGCGTCAATTTCGCGGTGGCCGAAACCGGCACCCTGTGCCTGGTCGAGAACGAAGGCAATGGCCGGATGTGCACCACGGCGCCGCCGGTCCATATCGCGGTGACCGGCATCGAGAAGATCGTCGAGAAGCTCGAACACATTCCGCCGCTGCTCTCGCTGCTGACCCGCTCGGCGACCGGCCAGAACATCTCGACCTACTTCAACATGATCTCCAGCCCGCGCAAGGCAGGGGAAAAAGACGGGCCGAACGAAGTGCATCTGGTGCTGCTCGACAATGGCCGCAGCCAGGCCTATGCCGACGAGCAGTTGCGCAAAACGCTGCAATGCATCCGCTGCGGCGCCTGCATGAACCACTGCCCGGTCTACACCCGGATCGGCGGCCACGCCTACGGCACGACCTACCCCGGCCCGATCGGCAAGATCATCTCGCCGCATATGCTGGGGCTGGAGGCGACGTCTTCCATGGCCACCGCATCGTCGTTGTGCGGGGCATGCGGGGAGGTCTGTCCGGTGAAGATTCCGATTCCGGAGTTGTTGATGCGTTTGCGGGAGGAGGCGTTTACGGCGCCTCATGCCAATCCGGCGATGCGAGGACAGGGGGCGGGGTATAGCCGGTTGATGACGGGTATCTGGCGGGGGTGGGCGGCGGTTTATCGCTCGCCTGGGTTGTATCGGATGGTTTCGTGGCTGGGGAGTCGGTTTGGGTGGCTGATGCCGTCGAATCAGGGAGCGTGGACTACGGTTCGGGTGCCATTGCGGCCGGCGCCTAAGCGGTTGAGGGATATGTTGAGGGAACGGGGCTGA
- a CDS encoding FAD-binding and (Fe-S)-binding domain-containing protein, producing MSELIQHLRQHLPDHQIIIDDLRRLAYGTDASFYRLIPQVITVVETENDLRTVLTAAKKHNTPLTFRTAGTSLSGQAITDGILALIGEGFATYELNADATKVKVGPGIIGGEVNRRLAPHGKKIGPDPASINACKIGGIAANNASGMCCGTAQNSYRTLAGLRVMLADGTLVDTEDHLSIDAFSKSHAVLLGELERLGRDTRNNTRLAERIRHKFKIKNTTGYSLNALVDYEHPLDILAHLMIGSEGTLGFISRITYQTVVEDPFKASALVFFPDIRTACEAVIRLKPQPVSAVELLDRPALHSVENKPGLPAIMRELGEDAAALLIEVRSGTVDGLQERIAAVHAAMDGVATVEPMVFSTDPATCEMYWKVRKGTFPSVGAMRRTGTTVLIEDVAFPIASLADATLDLQALLRHHGYHEAIIFGHALEGNLHFVFTQDFGDPAEVDRYARFMDDVCHLVVDKYDGSLKAEHGTGRNMAPFVELEWGKEAADLMRKIKQLFDPENLLNPGVILNDNPHAHLENLKPMPAAEDIVDRCIECGFCEPLCPSHRLTLSPRQRIVSVRELARRAAAGEPAGAIGEDYPYMGLDTCAACGLCSTACPVGIDTGDLTRRLRGRQLGDTSRAINTWTGEHFATFANASRLGLSVGHAVSGVLGDNFLGRISGGAWKKNMPKAGKSPVARTMQGDPVVYFPTCGGRIFGPSKSGEQQLGDVIIELLTRAGYAPACPRASTSCAAARCWPAKAWPKKPTACREPSKQL from the coding sequence ATGAGCGAACTGATCCAACACCTCCGCCAGCACCTCCCCGACCACCAAATCATCATCGACGATCTCCGACGCCTGGCCTACGGCACCGACGCCAGCTTCTACCGCCTTATCCCCCAAGTCATCACCGTCGTCGAAACCGAAAACGACCTCAGAACGGTGTTAACCGCCGCCAAAAAGCACAACACCCCGCTCACCTTCCGCACCGCCGGCACCAGCCTTTCCGGCCAGGCGATCACCGATGGCATCCTGGCCCTGATCGGCGAAGGCTTTGCGACCTACGAATTGAACGCCGACGCCACTAAAGTAAAAGTCGGCCCCGGCATCATCGGCGGTGAGGTCAATCGTCGCCTGGCGCCGCACGGCAAGAAGATCGGCCCCGATCCGGCCTCGATCAACGCCTGCAAGATCGGTGGCATCGCTGCCAACAACGCTTCCGGCATGTGCTGCGGCACGGCGCAGAACAGCTACCGGACCCTGGCCGGCCTGCGCGTCATGCTGGCCGACGGCACGCTGGTCGATACCGAAGACCATCTCAGCATCGACGCCTTCTCGAAGAGCCACGCCGTGCTGCTCGGCGAGCTGGAGCGCCTGGGCCGCGACACGCGCAACAACACCCGGCTCGCCGAGCGCATCCGCCACAAGTTCAAGATCAAGAACACCACCGGCTACAGCCTCAACGCGCTAGTCGACTACGAGCATCCGCTCGACATCCTGGCCCATCTGATGATCGGATCGGAAGGCACGCTCGGCTTCATTTCACGCATCACCTACCAGACCGTCGTCGAGGACCCGTTCAAGGCCAGCGCCCTGGTTTTCTTCCCGGATATCCGCACCGCCTGCGAGGCGGTGATCCGCCTCAAGCCGCAGCCGGTTTCGGCGGTCGAACTACTCGACCGCCCGGCCCTGCATTCGGTCGAGAACAAGCCCGGCCTGCCGGCCATCATGCGCGAACTGGGCGAAGACGCCGCCGCGCTGCTGATTGAAGTCCGCTCCGGCACGGTCGATGGCCTGCAGGAACGCATCGCCGCCGTGCATGCCGCGATGGACGGCGTGGCAACAGTCGAGCCGATGGTCTTCTCGACCGATCCGGCGACCTGCGAGATGTACTGGAAAGTGCGCAAGGGCACCTTCCCCTCGGTCGGCGCCATGCGCCGCACCGGCACCACGGTGCTGATCGAGGACGTCGCCTTCCCCATCGCGTCGCTGGCCGATGCCACGCTCGATCTGCAGGCCCTGCTGCGCCACCACGGGTACCACGAGGCGATCATTTTCGGCCACGCCCTGGAAGGCAACCTGCACTTCGTCTTCACCCAGGATTTCGGCGACCCGGCCGAAGTCGACCGCTACGCCCGCTTCATGGACGACGTCTGTCATCTGGTGGTGGACAAGTACGACGGCTCGCTGAAGGCCGAGCATGGCACCGGTCGCAACATGGCACCCTTCGTCGAGCTGGAATGGGGCAAGGAAGCCGCCGACCTGATGCGCAAGATCAAGCAGCTCTTCGACCCGGAAAACCTGCTCAACCCCGGCGTCATCCTCAACGACAATCCGCACGCCCACCTCGAGAACCTGAAGCCGATGCCGGCTGCCGAAGACATCGTCGACCGCTGCATCGAGTGCGGCTTCTGCGAACCGCTCTGCCCCTCGCACCGCCTGACGCTCAGCCCGCGCCAGCGCATCGTCAGCGTCCGCGAACTGGCGCGCCGCGCCGCCGCCGGCGAACCGGCCGGCGCCATCGGCGAGGATTACCCCTACATGGGTCTCGACACCTGCGCTGCCTGCGGCCTGTGTTCGACGGCCTGCCCGGTCGGCATCGATACCGGCGACCTGACCCGCCGTCTGCGCGGCCGCCAGCTCGGCGACACCAGCCGGGCGATCAACACCTGGACCGGCGAGCATTTCGCCACTTTCGCCAACGCCTCGCGCCTCGGGCTGTCGGTCGGCCACGCGGTCTCCGGCGTGCTGGGCGACAACTTCCTCGGCCGCATCTCCGGCGGCGCCTGGAAAAAGAACATGCCGAAAGCCGGCAAGTCGCCGGTCGCCCGAACGATGCAGGGCGATCCGGTGGTCTATTTCCCGACCTGCGGCGGCCGCATCTTCGGACCTTCGAAATCAGGCGAACAGCAGCTCGGCGACGTGATCATCGAACTGCTGACCCGCGCCGGCTATGCCCCCGCCTGCCCGAGGGCTTCGACCAGTTGTGCTGCGGCCAGATGCTGGCCAGCAAAGGCATGGCCGAAGAAGCCGACGGCATGTCGAGAACCCTCGAAGCAGCTCTGA
- a CDS encoding DUF3149 domain-containing protein: protein MAWDLLFTSDIGLLSLLTIGFILVMAVYILRYVAQHAKADAKENLASGSSHGLTPSK from the coding sequence ATGGCATGGGATCTGTTGTTCACGTCAGATATTGGCCTGCTTAGTCTGCTTACCATCGGTTTTATCCTGGTCATGGCGGTGTACATACTGCGGTATGTCGCACAGCATGCCAAAGCGGATGCCAAGGAAAATCTCGCATCCGGCTCGTCGCATGGACTGACCCCGAGCAAGTAG
- the ppsA gene encoding phosphoenolpyruvate synthase: MEPLVIPFEKLRMTDVDQVGGKNSSLGEMISQLADSGVRVPGGFATTAQAYRDFLAQSGLDNKINAALDALDVEDVNALAACGAQIRQWIMETPFPTALTIEITEQYQRLVADSTSDMSFAVRSSATAEDLPDASFAGQQETFLNIVGLENILHAIKEVFASLYNDRAISYRVHKGFIHADVALSAGIQRMVRSDKGAAGVMFTLDTESGFRDAVFVTSSYGLGETVVQGAVNPDEFYVHKPMLAAGKKAVVRRNIGSKMIKMTFSAEKAAGKSVITEEVEESLRHQFSINDEEVMELARYAMIIEKHYGRPMDIEWGKDGVDGKLYILQARPETVQSQTGAGKIEKFKLKQFSKVLASGRAIGQKIGIGPVRIVKDPKEMDQVKPGDVLVADMTDPNWEPVMKRASAIVTNRGGRTCHAAIIARELGIPAIVGCGDATETLTEGDTVTVSCTEGDTGHVYRGRLDFEITSRDISAMPDVPVKVMMNVGNPELAFEFAQLPNAGVGLARVEFIINNVIGIHPKAILDVERLPASKRDEIKRRARGYASPKDFFVEKLVEGVSTIAAAFWPNPVIVRLSDFKSNEYRKLLGGELYEPEEENPMLGFRGASRYIAQSFRDCFEMECRAMKRVREEMGLTNVQLMVPFVRTVGEGQAVVDLLAEHGLKQGENELKLIMMCEIPSNALLADDFLKIFDGFSIGSNDLTQLTLGLDRDSGLVANLFDERDPAVKMLLAMAISSANKAGKYIGICGQGPSDHADLAEWLMDQGISSISLNPDTVVDTWTRLATHKKG; this comes from the coding sequence ATGGAGCCCCTGGTTATTCCCTTTGAAAAATTGCGCATGACCGATGTTGACCAAGTCGGCGGCAAGAACTCCTCGCTCGGCGAGATGATCAGCCAGCTGGCCGATTCCGGCGTCCGTGTGCCGGGCGGCTTCGCCACCACGGCCCAGGCCTACCGCGATTTCCTGGCCCAGAGCGGCCTCGACAACAAGATCAATGCCGCCCTCGACGCGCTCGATGTCGAAGACGTCAATGCACTGGCCGCCTGCGGTGCCCAGATTCGCCAGTGGATCATGGAAACGCCGTTCCCGACCGCGCTAACCATCGAGATCACCGAGCAGTACCAGCGCCTGGTTGCCGACTCCACCTCCGACATGTCCTTCGCCGTGCGTTCCTCGGCGACCGCCGAAGACCTGCCGGATGCTTCCTTTGCCGGTCAGCAGGAAACCTTCCTGAACATCGTCGGCCTGGAAAACATCCTGCACGCCATCAAGGAAGTCTTCGCCTCGCTGTACAACGACCGCGCCATTTCCTATCGCGTGCACAAGGGTTTCATCCACGCCGATGTCGCGCTCTCCGCCGGTATCCAGCGCATGGTGCGCTCCGACAAGGGCGCCGCCGGCGTGATGTTCACCCTCGACACCGAATCCGGTTTTCGCGATGCCGTCTTCGTCACCTCCAGCTACGGTCTGGGCGAAACGGTGGTGCAGGGCGCCGTCAATCCGGACGAGTTCTATGTGCACAAGCCGATGCTGGCTGCCGGCAAGAAGGCCGTCGTCCGCCGCAATATCGGTTCCAAGATGATCAAGATGACCTTCTCCGCCGAGAAGGCTGCCGGCAAGTCGGTGATCACCGAAGAAGTCGAAGAATCCCTGCGTCACCAGTTCTCGATCAATGACGAAGAAGTCATGGAACTGGCCCGCTACGCGATGATCATCGAAAAGCACTACGGTCGCCCGATGGACATCGAATGGGGCAAGGACGGCGTCGACGGCAAGCTCTACATCCTGCAGGCCCGCCCGGAAACCGTGCAGTCGCAGACCGGCGCCGGCAAGATCGAGAAGTTCAAGCTCAAGCAGTTCTCCAAGGTGCTCGCCTCCGGCCGCGCCATCGGCCAGAAGATCGGTATCGGCCCGGTCCGCATCGTCAAGGATCCGAAGGAGATGGACCAGGTCAAGCCAGGCGATGTGCTGGTTGCCGACATGACTGACCCGAACTGGGAACCGGTCATGAAGCGCGCTTCCGCCATCGTCACCAACCGTGGCGGCCGGACCTGCCACGCCGCCATCATCGCCCGCGAACTGGGCATCCCGGCCATCGTCGGTTGCGGTGACGCGACCGAGACGCTGACCGAAGGCGACACCGTCACCGTTTCCTGCACGGAAGGCGATACCGGCCACGTCTATCGCGGTCGCCTCGACTTCGAGATCACCTCGCGTGACATCTCGGCCATGCCGGATGTCCCGGTCAAGGTCATGATGAACGTCGGCAACCCGGAACTGGCCTTCGAATTCGCCCAACTGCCGAACGCCGGTGTCGGTCTGGCTCGCGTCGAGTTCATCATCAACAACGTCATCGGTATCCACCCCAAGGCCATCCTCGACGTCGAGCGCCTGCCGGCTTCGAAGCGCGACGAGATCAAGCGCCGCGCCCGCGGCTATGCCTCGCCCAAGGACTTCTTCGTCGAGAAGCTGGTCGAAGGCGTGTCCACCATTGCCGCCGCCTTCTGGCCGAACCCGGTCATCGTCCGTCTCTCCGACTTCAAGTCCAACGAGTACCGCAAGCTGCTCGGCGGCGAACTCTACGAGCCGGAAGAAGAAAACCCGATGCTCGGCTTCCGCGGCGCCTCGCGTTACATCGCCCAGTCCTTCCGCGACTGTTTCGAGATGGAATGCCGCGCCATGAAGCGGGTTCGTGAAGAGATGGGCCTGACCAACGTGCAACTGATGGTGCCCTTCGTGCGTACCGTCGGCGAAGGCCAGGCTGTCGTCGATCTGCTGGCCGAACACGGCCTGAAGCAGGGCGAGAACGAGCTGAAGTTGATCATGATGTGCGAAATCCCGTCCAACGCACTGTTGGCCGACGATTTCCTGAAGATCTTCGACGGCTTCTCGATCGGCTCCAACGACCTGACCCAGCTCACCCTTGGTCTCGACCGCGACTCCGGTCTGGTTGCCAACCTGTTTGACGAGCGCGATCCGGCCGTCAAGATGCTGCTGGCGATGGCCATTTCTTCGGCCAACAAGGCCGGCAAGTACATTGGCATCTGCGGCCAGGGCCCATCCGACCACGCCGATCTGGCCGAATGGCTGATGGATCAGGGTATCAGCAGCATCTCGCTGAACCCGGATACCGTGGTCGATACCTGGACGCGTCTGGCGACGCACAAGAAGGGCTGA
- a CDS encoding Mut7-C RNAse domain-containing protein, with product MPKRMPSVTPSAAEPAAMVTASFRFYEELNDFIAPERRYRDSDLACAARASLKHVIEAVGVPHTEVELILVNGVSVGFEQRVQAGDHVSVYPKFESLDIGPLLRLRRQPLRVTRFVADAHLGGLARLLRMAGFDTLYDNHFADDEIERLADSDSRIVLTRDRALLKRRSITHGCYVHALKPAAQLVEILARLDLTARVRPLSLCLECNTPLRSVTKAQVVDTLPPNVRNGQQRFSTCSVCQRVFWEGSHWQHMHERLALAIAAAAPQEKPA from the coding sequence ATGCCCAAGCGAATGCCATCCGTCACACCATCAGCCGCCGAGCCAGCGGCCATGGTGACGGCCAGCTTCCGTTTCTACGAGGAGCTAAACGATTTCATCGCACCGGAGCGGCGCTATCGCGACTCCGACCTCGCCTGCGCCGCCCGAGCCAGCCTCAAGCATGTCATCGAGGCGGTCGGCGTGCCGCACACCGAGGTCGAACTGATCCTGGTCAACGGGGTCTCGGTCGGCTTCGAACAGCGCGTGCAGGCGGGCGACCACGTCTCGGTCTACCCGAAGTTCGAAAGCCTCGACATCGGCCCCCTGCTCCGTCTGCGCCGGCAGCCCTTGCGGGTAACGCGCTTTGTCGCCGACGCCCATCTCGGCGGCCTGGCCCGCCTGCTGCGCATGGCCGGTTTCGACACGCTTTACGACAACCATTTCGCCGATGACGAAATCGAGCGCTTGGCGGACAGCGACAGCCGCATCGTGCTGACCCGCGACCGGGCATTGCTCAAGCGGCGCAGCATCACCCACGGCTGCTACGTCCATGCCCTGAAGCCGGCGGCACAACTGGTCGAGATCCTCGCCCGCCTCGATCTCACCGCCCGCGTCCGGCCACTTTCGCTGTGCCTCGAATGCAACACGCCGCTGCGCTCGGTAACCAAGGCCCAGGTCGTCGATACCCTGCCCCCCAATGTCCGCAACGGCCAGCAGCGGTTCAGCACCTGCAGCGTGTGCCAGCGCGTATTCTGGGAAGGCAGTCACTGGCAACACATGCACGAGCGGCTGGCACTAGCCATCGCCGCCGCTGCACCTCAGGAAAAACCTGCATGA